A region of Drosophila mauritiana strain mau12 chromosome 3L, ASM438214v1, whole genome shotgun sequence DNA encodes the following proteins:
- the LOC117140274 gene encoding eukaryotic translation initiation factor 4E1, with protein MLTTQQTEFKMMDNGTETLADSPSSSSEDLKALSEMDIRKPLTEIVDLRLKHPLENTWTLWYLENDRSKNWEDMQNEITSFDMVEDFWSLYNHIKQPSEIRVGSDYSLFKKGIQPMWEDPANKFGGRWVINMGRGSKAELDKLWLDVLLILIGEAFENTEEVCGAVINLRGKSNKISIWTANGHNELAVMEIGLKLRDLLVLPPHQLQYQLHKDTMCKQGSVIKAVYCV; from the exons ATGCTGACGACCCAGCAGACCGAATTCAAGATGATGGACAACGGCACCGAGACGCTGGCCGATTCTCCTTCGAGTTCCAGTGAGGATCTGAAAGCGCTTTCGGAGATGGATATTCGCAAGCCCCTAACGGAGATTGTTGACTTGCGCCTTAAGCATCCGCTGGAGAACACTTGGACCCTATGGTACCTGGAGAATGATCGCAGCAAGAATTGGGAAGACATGCAGAACGAGATCACTAGCTTCGACATGGTCGAGGACTTCTGGAGTCTCTACAATCACATTAAGCAACCATCTGAGATTAGAGTGGGCAGCGATTATTCTTTGTTCAAGAAGGGCATTCA GCCAATGTGGGAGGATCCTGCGAACAAGTTCGGCGGCCGTTGGGTCATCAATATGGGGCGTGGCTCCAAAGCGGAGCTCGACAAGCTTTGGCTAGATGTG CTACTCATACTGATTGGCGAGGCCTTTGAAAACACCGAAGAAGTCTGCGGCGCTGTTATCAACTTGCGCGGGAAGAGCAACAAAATTT CGATTTGGACCGCCAACGGACACAACGAGCTGGCCGTCATGGAGATTGGACTCAAGTTACGCGACCTGCTCGTCCTGCCGCCCCACCAACTGCAGTACCAGCTGCACAAGGACACTATGTGCAAGCAGGGATCGGTGATCAAAGCGGTTTATTGCGTGTAA
- the LOC117140455 gene encoding uncharacterized protein LOC117140455: protein MGFIAERKPRVNKTLISLKFVVFFVITGLTALHILHATKPLLLGLNFSEYRTITILAPFVSILGPLIAGPWADRLAAKNPNTFGKTLRVLTAVFLLVSAFIYAFLFAVPEVTRRGEIREPLVSFGCDETGGFLFQERCGSNATCSRWDQKEGKIDLTRCTYSCQNPKLYEPLYVAWLAEVPTVAPSTEQSSDFDYEDEGSTAVTESLRTRRDVESSDSADSAGVEAISGEVPLHRSIRQVKKPPTRVYVQPPHVCLTERNQNGEDVVKHCHAFTEDTTSVVMDALMGSAISQEEHYDDYEGWCQYPLEGFQCHIPEEQVNYMKDFKHYKQNDSNCKPMIECQVVNPYHEKSVLSDSECTNTTGSVQDTLVGYTTIRLIGDIFPMAALTLLNTAIVIAVRETSEGRGEVCRQYVWGAIGYIVLFSPLDLFFFQNEPNHDAALVALIIFIVSFVLGAVVLLCATQMPLSPPEWWWHTKTGMLVVPMSAIRRYTPEILVLTLVSILFGTFWSSIHSYLRWTFTDVNAVCYSGLILILVLFFNVDKFIEYCGHSNIFIGGLAIFVIRFTALSDAQTQWLTVIMETIEPAVIGLIWITIILYMRHAMPRKLTATGQAIAVLAFFGLGKGFGALIGLARDERDPNLEFWSCSYQWLAIVACVVALVYFGIYNLILAPRCTAKPQHSEELISGSASQNFGNTGTEIGAGNGTGNGNGAGASLNGNGNGSYSPLRVYHNERGKKGQFRY, encoded by the exons ATGGGTTTTATTGCGGAGCGAAAGCCGCGTGTCAACAAGACGTTGATCTCGCTCAAGTTTGTTGTGTTCTTCGTAATAACCG GTCTTACAGCTTTGCATATTTTGCATGCCACCAAGCCACTGTTGCTGGGTCTAAACTTCTCGGAATACCGGACCATTACTATTTTGGCGCCATTCGTCTCCATTTTGGGTCCTTTGATCGCTGGTCCCTGGGCTGATCGATTGGCAGCCAAGAACCCCAATACTTTTGGAAAGACTCTTCGAGTGCTAACTGCCGTCTTCTTGCTGGTCTCGGCCTTCATATATGCCTTTCTGTTTGCCGTGCCAGAAGTTACCCGAAGGGGAGAGATACGTGAGCCGCTGGTCAGCTTTGGCTGCGATGAAACTGGAGGATTCTTGTTCCAGGAGCGCTGTGGCTCGAACGCCACTTGCAGCAGGTGGGATCAGAAGGAGGGCAAAATCGACCTGACACGTTGCACCTACAGCTGCCAGAATCCCAAGCTCTATGAGCCCCTCTATGTGGCTTGGTTGGCTGAGGTTCCCACGGTGGCTCCTTCAACCGAGCAGAGTTCGGATTTCGATTACGAAGATGAGGGCAGTACTGCGGTGACCGAAAGTTTGCGCACCAGGAGGGACGTGGAGAGCTCGGATTCGGCAGATAGTGCTGGTGTGGAGGCCATTAGTGGCGAGGTTCCTCTTCACCGGTCCATCAGACAGGTTAAGAAACCCCCCACCAGGGTTTACGTCCAGCCGCCTCATGTCTGTCTAACCGAAAGAAACCAGAACGGCGAGGATGTCGTGAAGCACTGCCACGCCTTCACTGAGGACACCACTAGTGTGGTGATGGATGCCCTCATGGGCTCAGCGATCAGTCAGGAGGAGCACTACGATGACTACGAAGGATGGTGCCAGTACCCACTTG AGGGTTTCCAGTGCCACATTCCCGAGGAGCAGGTGAATTACATGAAGGACTTCAAGCACTACAAGCAGAATGACAGCAACTGCAAGCCCATGATCGAATGCCAAGTGGTGAATCCCTATCATGAAAAGAGTGTGCTTTCGGACAGCGAGTGTACTAAT ACCACCGGTAGTGTCCAGGATACCCTCGTGGGCTATACGACTATTCGCCTGATTGGAGACATTTTCCCCATGGCTGCACTGACTCTTTTGAACACGGCAATCGTGATCGCAGTTCGTGAGACCTCCGAGGGAAGAGGAGAGGTGTGCCGCCAGTATGTTTGGGGCGCCATTGGCTATATAGTGCTCTTCTCGCCGCTGGATCTGTTCTTCTTCCAGAACGAACCCAACCATGATGCTGCCCTAGTTGCTCTTATTATATTTATCGTAAGCTTTGTTTTGGGTGCTGTGGTGCTGCTCTGTGCCACACAAATGCCACTGAGTCCGCCGGAGTGGTGGTGGCACACAAAGACCGGAATGCTGGTGGTTCCCATGTCTGCCATCCGTCGCTATACTCCCGAGATTTTGGTGCTCACACTGGTGTCCATTCTTTTTGGCACCTTCTGGAGCAGCATTCATAGCTACCTGCGGTGGACTTTCACTGATGTCAATGCCGTCTGCTATTCTGGCTTGATCCTCATCCTGGTTCTTTTCTTCAATGTGGACAAGTTTATTGAGTACTGTGGGCACTCGAATATCTTCATCGGTGGCTTGGCCATCTTTGTCATTAGGTTTACGGCTTTGAGTGATGCCCAAACCCAGTGGTTGACTGTCATCATGGAGACCATCGAGCCGGCTGTAATTGGTCTGATTTGGATTACTATTATCCTATATATGCGTCATGCCATGCCAAGGAAATTGACTGCAACTGGACAGGCCATTGCTGTTTTGGCCTTCTTTGGATTGG GCAAAGGCTTTGGTGCTCTGATTGGATTGGCTCGCGATGAGAGGGATCCGAATCTGGAGTTCTGGTCCTGCAGCTACCAATGGCTGGCCATTGTGGCCTGCGTTGTGGCTTTGGTCTATTTTGGAATCTATAATCTGATCCTGGCCCCACGATGCACCGCCAAGCCACAGCACTCTGAGGAGTTGATTTCTGGATCCGCATCGCAGAACTTTGGTAATACCGGAACCGAAATCGGTGCTGGGAACGGAAccggaaatggaaatggcgcTGGAGCGTCACTAaatggaaacggaaacggGAGCTACTCGCCACTAAGGGTTTACCACAACGAGAGGGGGAAGAAGGGACAGTTTAGATACTAA
- the LOC117139224 gene encoding uncharacterized protein CG32395, giving the protein MREVNLLNRITRQFLFLIVLVTQICGVTTFVYNSKAQCFRHSGFLRFYSSLVLIFLTLFLMVTTSKMFDNLQAVWPYAVGSVVMLVVRIQGFLESAEIVELLNQMLRMMRQVNLMARHPNLFRLKHLLLLLLALQNLLRSLNTIVGINKRSAEAYDTLLNSVLLLIVLAVLLSFLLQITINICLFVVLIATYSELHHCTRRISNDMDKLRHYSVLESGQFMVLVKQLQGITEKLIGLRHNVFRITVRITRHFRFHWVCAIIYGLIPFFSLTAKDQNGFYFLIISALNIIFQWTILAILSRESRITRSLCTFHLTNYHKETARTIDELLHQEIWERITVTIYGITLDTKLLFKLLSISAFCAFVNRLEYLHIQGPQ; this is encoded by the exons ATGAGGGAAGTGAATCTGCTCAACCGCATTACACGCCAGTTCCTGTTTCTCATCGTGTTGGTGACCCAGATCTGCGGGGTCACCACCTTTGTGTACAACTCAAAGGCGCAATGCTTTCGTCACTCCGGATTTCTGCGGTTTTACTCCAGCTTAGTTCTCATTTTTCTGACACTATTCCTCATGGTTACCACGAGTAAAATGTTTGATAATCTGCAAGCTGTGTGGCCATATGCGGTAGGAAGTGTTGTCATGTTGGTGGTAAGAATACAAGGATTTTTGGAAAGTGCAGAGATCGTGGAGTTGTTAAACCAAATGCTGAGAATGATGAGGCAGGTGAATCTAATGGCCAGGCACCCTAATCTGTTTCGCCTGAAACATTTGCTGCTCCTCCTTCTGGCGCTGCAGAATCTTTTAAGATCCCTGAATACGATAGTGGGAATAAATAAACGCTCTGCCGAAGCTTATGACACTTTGCTTAATAGCGTTCTCCTATTAATTGTACTGGCCGTCCTGCTGAGCTTTCTCCTTCAGATCACCATCAATATTTGCCTCTTTGTAGTGCTCATTGCCACGTATAGCGAACTACACCATTGCACTCGACGAATCTCAAATGATATGGACAAGCTCAGACATTATTCCGTCCTTGAAAGTGGTCAATTCATGGTTTTGGTAAAACAACTTCAAGGAATCACTGAAAAATTGATTGGACTTCGTCATAATGTCTTTCGTATTACCGTCAGAATAACACGGCATTTTCGATTCCATTGGGTGTGTGCTATTATCTACGGACTAATACCATTCTTTAGTTTAACAGCTAAAGATCAAAATGGTTTTTACTTCCTCATCATTTCCGCATTGAACATAATATTCCAGTGGACTATTCTTGCGATTCTGTCTCGTGAATCACGAATCACCAGGAGTTTGTGCACTTTTCATTTGACCAATTACCATAAGGAAACTGCTAGAACG ATTGATGAATTACTACATCAGGAAATTTGGGAACGTATCACAGTCACCATATATGGCATTACACTCGACACGAAATTGCTCTTCAAACTGCTATCCATTAGTGCCTTTTGCGCGTTTGTTAACCGACTGGAGTACTTGCACATCCAGGGTCCTCAATAG